Proteins from a single region of Syngnathus scovelli strain Florida chromosome 7, RoL_Ssco_1.2, whole genome shotgun sequence:
- the zgc:174895 gene encoding zgc:174895 isoform X2 — protein MDVWAPPPADGASKAKGWYLALMAPNSKGPAFAWLDPSRLYCNSQALADCVKDLLAPFRDDAIDLVAGIDAMGFILGASVASTLGKGFLAVRKAGHLCVSSQRQTYSDYTGREKTMEVRDDDVIRAGVRVLLVDQWIETGGTMKAAIQLLERLGATVAWPPWRWRTRKEASGFETITNARTASLRNSRAKLMGNIWTPSKALRNERTRLGFETFPSKKKSGLLKATARNFCTHF, from the exons ATGGACGTGTGGGCGCCACCCCCGGCGGACGGTGCGAGCAAAGCTAAAGGCTGGTATCTGGCCCTGATGGCGCCCAACAGCAAAGGGCCGGCCTTCGCCTGGCTGGACCCGTCCAGACTCTACTGCAACTCGCAG GCTCTGGCGGACTGCGTCAAAGACCTGCTCGCTCCCTTCCGTGACGACGCCATCGACCTGGTGGCCGGCATCGACGCCATGGGATTCATCCTAG gggcGTCCGTGGCCAGCACGCTGGGCAAAGGCTTCCTGGCGGTGCGCAAAGCGGGACATCTTTGCGTGAGCAGCCAACGGCAGACCTACAGCGACTACACGGGCAGGGAGAAGACCATGGAGGTACGAGACGACGACGTCATCAGAGCGG GCGTGAGGGTGTTGTTGGTGGACCAGTGGATCGAGACCGGAGGAACCATGAAGGCCGCCATCCAGCTGCTGGAGAGGTTGGGTGCCACCGTG GCGTGGCCGCCGTGGCGGTGGAGAACTCGGAAGGAGGCAAGTGGATTCGAGACCATTACAAATGCTCGCACTGCATCCCTGAGGAACTCCAGAGCCAAATTGATGGGCAACATTTGGACTCCTTCAAAAGCTTTGAGAAATGAACGGACTCGACTCGGGTTTGAAACATTCCcgtcaaagaaaaaaagtggacTTTTAAAAGCAACAGCACGCAACTTTTGCACGCATTTTTAA
- the zgc:174895 gene encoding zgc:174895 isoform X1: protein MDVWAPPPADGASKAKGWYLALMAPNSKGPAFAWLDPSRLYCNSQALADCVKDLLAPFRDDAIDLVAGIDAMGFILGASVASTLGKGFLAVRKAGHLCVSSQRQTYSDYTGREKTMEVRDDDVIRAGVRVLLVDQWIETGGTMKAAIQLLERLGATVVGKARHSFLLIIWCPNSDALSCGFEAWPPWRWRTRKEASGFETITNARTASLRNSRAKLMGNIWTPSKALRNERTRLGFETFPSKKKSGLLKATARNFCTHF, encoded by the exons ATGGACGTGTGGGCGCCACCCCCGGCGGACGGTGCGAGCAAAGCTAAAGGCTGGTATCTGGCCCTGATGGCGCCCAACAGCAAAGGGCCGGCCTTCGCCTGGCTGGACCCGTCCAGACTCTACTGCAACTCGCAG GCTCTGGCGGACTGCGTCAAAGACCTGCTCGCTCCCTTCCGTGACGACGCCATCGACCTGGTGGCCGGCATCGACGCCATGGGATTCATCCTAG gggcGTCCGTGGCCAGCACGCTGGGCAAAGGCTTCCTGGCGGTGCGCAAAGCGGGACATCTTTGCGTGAGCAGCCAACGGCAGACCTACAGCGACTACACGGGCAGGGAGAAGACCATGGAGGTACGAGACGACGACGTCATCAGAGCGG GCGTGAGGGTGTTGTTGGTGGACCAGTGGATCGAGACCGGAGGAACCATGAAGGCCGCCATCCAGCTGCTGGAGAGGTTGGGTGCCACCGTGGTGGGTAAGGCTCGCCACTCTTTTCTTCTCATTATTTGGTGTCCCAACTCTGATGCGTTGTCTTGTGGTTTTGAGGCGTGGCCGCCGTGGCGGTGGAGAACTCGGAAGGAGGCAAGTGGATTCGAGACCATTACAAATGCTCGCACTGCATCCCTGAGGAACTCCAGAGCCAAATTGATGGGCAACATTTGGACTCCTTCAAAAGCTTTGAGAAATGAACGGACTCGACTCGGGTTTGAAACATTCCcgtcaaagaaaaaaagtggacTTTTAAAAGCAACAGCACGCAACTTTTGCACGCATTTTTAA
- the zgc:174895 gene encoding zgc:174895 isoform X3 translates to MDVWAPPPADGASKAKGWYLALMAPNSKGPAFAWLDPSRLYCNSQALADCVKDLLAPFRDDAIDLVAGIDAMGFILGASVASTLGKGFLAVRKAGHLCVSSQRQTYSDYTGREKTMEVRDDDVIRAGVRVLLVDQWIETGGTMKAAIQLLERLGATVVGVAAVAVENSEGGKWIRDHYKCSHCIPEELQSQIDGQHLDSFKSFEK, encoded by the exons ATGGACGTGTGGGCGCCACCCCCGGCGGACGGTGCGAGCAAAGCTAAAGGCTGGTATCTGGCCCTGATGGCGCCCAACAGCAAAGGGCCGGCCTTCGCCTGGCTGGACCCGTCCAGACTCTACTGCAACTCGCAG GCTCTGGCGGACTGCGTCAAAGACCTGCTCGCTCCCTTCCGTGACGACGCCATCGACCTGGTGGCCGGCATCGACGCCATGGGATTCATCCTAG gggcGTCCGTGGCCAGCACGCTGGGCAAAGGCTTCCTGGCGGTGCGCAAAGCGGGACATCTTTGCGTGAGCAGCCAACGGCAGACCTACAGCGACTACACGGGCAGGGAGAAGACCATGGAGGTACGAGACGACGACGTCATCAGAGCGG GCGTGAGGGTGTTGTTGGTGGACCAGTGGATCGAGACCGGAGGAACCATGAAGGCCGCCATCCAGCTGCTGGAGAGGTTGGGTGCCACCGTGGTGG GCGTGGCCGCCGTGGCGGTGGAGAACTCGGAAGGAGGCAAGTGGATTCGAGACCATTACAAATGCTCGCACTGCATCCCTGAGGAACTCCAGAGCCAAATTGATGGGCAACATTTGGACTCCTTCAAAAGCTTTGAGAAATGA